From the Telopea speciosissima isolate NSW1024214 ecotype Mountain lineage chromosome 9, Tspe_v1, whole genome shotgun sequence genome, the window GGTCATAACTCTTCTTGGGGATGGAAAAGTATTCTTGTGGGAAGAAAAGTGCTCCTTAGTGGGCTTCTTTGGCTTGTGGAGAAAGGAGATAACATCGATGTGTGGAAAGATAACTGGATCCCATCCTCGCCGAGCTTTAAAGTGGTTTATCCTAGACCGGCAGAGTGTCCCTTTTCCAAGGTTTATGATTTCATTGATGAGCCAAACCGTAGTTGGAAGGTGGATCTCTTGGATCAATATTTTCACCCATCTGATAAAGAAAGGATCTTAGCTATAAATCTTAGTCTCTATTCTAGAGAGGACTGCCAGGTGTGGGGTGGGGCAAGAAATGAGATTTTCTCTATAAAAACTGCCTACCATCTCTTAACTAACCTTCGAGATCAGCAATTGTCAGTCCAAGCCTCGTCATCTAGAAGACATGAATGGGAAGAAATATCTGGGGAGGTGTGGAAGAGAATCTGGAATGGGAAATCTCTCCCTAAAATCAAAGCTTTTCTTTGGAGATGTTGTGCCCAAGGAATTGCTACTGGAGAGGGCCTTAGGAAACGCCAAATTCCCATTGATCCGAGTTGCAAAAGATGTGGAGTTGAGGTGGAAACTATTGATCGCATTCTATTGGATTGTCCATTCGCGAGAGCTACGTGGTTCGGCAGCAATCTCTCCTTTGTTGTGCCTGCTGAAGGATCTCCAAAAATCTCTCCGTTTCTGCATCATTGGAATCGTTTCCAATTTCCTAGCAAGGAGAAAAGCAAGGAGATTTTCAGCTTTGCTTCCTTTGTGTGTTGGTTTTTATGGCTAGCTCGAAACAAGTTAATTTTCAAAGGAACTGTTTCTCCTCCAGTTGAAGTCGCTAGTAAAGCTGAGCGGGCTTGGTTTGAGTTCTGGGAGACTGAGGGTTCTCCTCACAAAGTCGTTTCAAGAAATTCGGTGGACCTTCAGCCGATGCCTAGATGGCTCCCTCCTCCAGAAAACTTTGTGAAATTGAATAGTGATGCAGCATTACCTCTGGATTCCTCTTTAGGTGGTTTGGGCTTCATCTTTAGAGATGTCAATGAGACAGTGCGAGGAGCTTGTTCATGTCTTGTCCCTTTCTCGGAATCTCTGGTTGGTGAAGCTTGGGCGTTGAGAGAAGGTTTGGTGTGGGCTAAGGAGAATTTGATCACTCTTTTGCGGGTCGAATCTGATAATGAGTTCCTTATCAATTGTTTAAATTTgatctccccct encodes:
- the LOC122640225 gene encoding uncharacterized protein LOC122640225; the protein is MYSGHNSSWGWKSILVGRKVLLSGLLWLVEKGDNIDVWKDNWIPSSPSFKVVYPRPAECPFSKVYDFIDEPNRSWKVDLLDQYFHPSDKERILAINLSLYSREDCQVWGGARNEIFSIKTAYHLLTNLRDQQLSVQASSSRRHEWEEISGEVWKRIWNGKSLPKIKAFLWRCCAQGIATGEGLRKRQIPIDPSCKRCGVEVETIDRILLDCPFARATWFGSNLSFVVPAEGSPKISPFLHHWNRFQFPSKEKSKEIFSFASFVCWFLWLARNKLIFKGTVSPPVEVASKAERAWFEFWETEGSPHKVVSRNSVDLQPMPRWLPPPENFVKLNSDAALPLDSSLGGLGFIFRDVNETVRGACSCLVPFSESLSAQDHVTSNSPTFTLTEYHELLKYGRHAIMCDGIHREHVQEAEARAMYQGLQRARELGATTIGI